The Vidua chalybeata isolate OUT-0048 chromosome 6, bVidCha1 merged haplotype, whole genome shotgun sequence genome has a segment encoding these proteins:
- the LOC128789306 gene encoding uncharacterized protein LOC128789306 isoform X1 produces the protein MEHKQADVSIPLQSSGWGAAAPGPRSDPQPRDYVLWSVFNVLLWCALGGLGCFGFPALVYSIKGHLTTAWPHLRGASPPPPPTPPKCARSGAKGVTPVPSLPASPVSPHGRGTGRGGQAGARGTAPYPPRLCSAHALRGTCDTPVGHHCHR, from the exons ATGGAGCACAAGCAGGCGGACGTGTCCATCCCACTGCAGTCCTCCGGGTGGGGGgcggccgcccccggcccccggTCGGACCCGCAGCCCCGGGACTACGTGCTCTGGTCGGTGTTCAATGTGCTGCTGTGGTGCGCGCTGGGCGGGCTGGGCTGCTTCGGCTTCCCCGCGCTCGTCTACTCCATCAAG GGGCATCTGACCACCGCTTGGCCCCATCTGCGGGGtgcttcccccccacccccccccacaccTCCAAAATGTGCCCGCTCGGGAGCGAAGGGAGTGACCCCGGTCCCCTCGCTGCCAGCATCGCCGGTGTCCCCGCACGGCcgcgggacgggacggggcgGCCAGGCTGGGGCGCGGGGCACAGCCCCCTATCCCCCCCGCCTTTGCTCCGCTCACGCGCTTCGTGgcacctgtgacacacctgtcGGTCACCATTGCCACCGATAA
- the LOC128789306 gene encoding interferon-induced transmembrane protein 5-like isoform X2, with translation MEHKQADVSIPLQSSGWGAAAPGPRSDPQPRDYVLWSVFNVLLWCALGGLGCFGFPALVYSIKARDCKLVGDLEGARRHSDRAKVVNIVCSVMVAVTLVIFIILTAIFISTFRGI, from the exons ATGGAGCACAAGCAGGCGGACGTGTCCATCCCACTGCAGTCCTCCGGGTGGGGGgcggccgcccccggcccccggTCGGACCCGCAGCCCCGGGACTACGTGCTCTGGTCGGTGTTCAATGTGCTGCTGTGGTGCGCGCTGGGCGGGCTGGGCTGCTTCGGCTTCCCCGCGCTCGTCTACTCCATCAAG GCCCGTGACTGTAAGTTGGTGGGGGACTTGGAGGGTGCCCGGCGTCATAGCGACCGCGCCAAGGTGGTCAACATCGTCTGCTCCGTGATGGTCGCCGTCACCTTGGTGATCTTCATCATCCTCACGGCCATCTTCATCTCCACATTCAGGGGCATCTGA
- the LOC128789712 gene encoding dispanin subfamily A member 2b-like, whose amino-acid sequence MRGAGGAAPSALPPALRGGRAGRRRGGTERGIRADGTEGSARLVTRASAGPPPDLSPPRRGWCLRHSPRDPSMQQQLPPYEMLPAEVKMDELPRSTTVMVEETQQQQSPPPRDHLVWSLFTTLYGNFCCLGLLAFVFSVKSRDRKVLGDYSGALSYGSTAKYLNITALVINILIVIIVIVVVSLAAAGVLGRPQYGYGYGRT is encoded by the exons ATgcggggcgcggggggagcCGCGCCCTCGGCCCTGCCCCCGGCCCTGCGCGGCGGGAGAGCGGGGCGGCGGCGAGGCGGAACCGAACGGGGTATCCGTGCCGACGGGACGGAGGGGTCGGCGCGATTGGTGACGCGGGCctcggcggggccgccccccgACCTCTCCCCCCCGCGCCGAGGATG GTGCCTTCGCCACTCTCCCCGAGACCcaagcatgcagcagcagctcccgccGTACGAGATGCTGCCGGCGGAGGTGAAGATGGACGAGTTGCCCCGGAGCACGACGGTGATGGTGGAGGAgacgcagcagcagcagtcgCCGCCACCCCGGGACCACCTGGTGTGGTCCCTCTTCACCACCCTGTACGGCAATTTCTGCTGCCTCGGCCTCCTGGCGTTCGTCTTCTCTGTCAAG tCCAGGGACCGCAAAGTGCTGGGTGACTACAGCGGGGCCCTGAGCTACGGCTCCACGGCCAAGTACCTGAACATCACGGCCCTGGTGATCAACATCCTCATCGTCATCATCGTCATCGTCGTCGTCTCCCTGGCCGCCGCCGGGGTCTTAGGACGACCCCAGTACGGGTACGGCTACGGCCGCACTTAG